A single Lactuca sativa cultivar Salinas chromosome 8, Lsat_Salinas_v11, whole genome shotgun sequence DNA region contains:
- the LOC111909458 gene encoding transcription factor MYB48, with protein MVQEDETMRKGPWTEHEDYQLVFHVHMFGDRRWDFIANVSGLKRTGKSCRLRWVNYLHPGLKRGKMAPHEERLVLELHSKFGNRWSKIARKLPGRTDNEIKNYWRTHMRKKAQEKKRTSLSRSPSPSFSHSSSSSSICTSNPTIDSMPMIETKERSFYDTGGVEMFSVMKGKNKNNNNSFKKAATRVSDSSEGHEGYCSMDDIWKDIDLDLLEDDHSIKPVFDPYSEIAVPSLTWEYNYCSSTSWTFNGQEEFGKDMISLTSQQFSAGLTD; from the exons atgGTGCAAGAAGACGAAACGATGCGAAAAGGTCCATGGACAGAACATGAAGATTATCAATTGGTATTTCACGTTCATATGTTTGGAGATCGACGATGGGACTTCATAGCAAATGTTTCAG GTTTGAAAAGAACAGGAAAGAGTTGCAGACTGAGATGGGTTAATTATCTGCATCCAGGTCTCAAAAGAGGAAAGATGGCACCTCATGAAGAGCGGCTTGTTCTTGAACTTCATTCTAAATTTGGCAACAG gtgGTCAAAAATTGCAAGAAAACTACCAGGAAGAACTGATAATGAGATCAAGAACTACTGGAGAACTCATATGCGAAAGAAAGCTCAAGAGAAGAAAAGAACATCATTATCTCGATCTCCATCTCCATCTTTCTCACACAGTTCGTCTTCATCATCAATCTGTACCAGCAATCCTACCATTGATTCCATGCCAATGATTGAGACCAAAGAACGAAGTTTTTATGACACTGGGGGAGTCGAAATGTTTAGTGTTATGAAAGGCAAAAACAAGAACAACAATAATAGTTTCAAGAAAGCTGCTACCAGGGTTAGTGATTCTAGTGAAGGACACGAAGGGTATTGCTCAATGGATGATATATGGAAGGATATAGATTTAGATTTATTAGAAGATGATCATAGTATAAAACCAGTTTTTGATCCTTATAGCGAAATAGCAGTACCTTCACTTACATGGGAATATAATTACTGTTCGAGCACTTCGTGGACGTTCAATGGCCAAGAAGAGTTCGGTAAAGACATGATTTCCCTAACAAGCCAACAATTTAGCGCAGGATTAACCGactaa